A window of the Erpetoichthys calabaricus chromosome 10, fErpCal1.3, whole genome shotgun sequence genome harbors these coding sequences:
- the mrpl55 gene encoding 39S ribosomal protein L55, mitochondrial isoform X1, protein MAAQRLLSAAKSTGRFLQNNDLFRLFPGTCSFHDSMATCGSNRTSIVRCGRQTYARFYPVVLVRADGSTVNMRYKEPKRIIMMPLDISTLSEADRKATLRRRELRKGAAKLEKPEYEDEFKIDDYSKFWKKK, encoded by the exons ATGGCAGCGCAAAGGCTCCTGAGCGCGGCGAAGTCAACCGGCAG ATTCTTGCAGAACAATGACTTATTTCGACTCTTTCCTGGGACGTGTTCATTTCATGACTCCATGGCTACTTGTGGCTCCAACAGAACCTCCATAGTGCGTTGTGGACGACAGACCTACGCGAGGTTTTACCCCGTCGTCCTGGTCCGAGCAGATGGGTCCACCGTCAACATGCGGTACAAAGAGCCCAAGAGGATCATTATG ATGCCGCTGGATATCTCCACTCTGTCTGAAGCGGACAGGAAGGCCACCCTGCGGAGACGAGAGCTGAGGAAGGGTGCAGCCAAACTGGAGAAGCCAGAATACGAGGATGAATTTAAAATAGACGACTAcagcaaattctggaaaaagaaatga